The region aTCAAATtgtagataaaaaataaattttatgtcaaaattttaaataataaatattaattctattaaaacttaaatttgttgacttgattaaattgagaaatttgccAATCACATTGCCCTTTGTTTATGTATGACAGCAACattgttaaaataattaattttgaatgtcTTGATTGTTAAATGTTGAGAACAAATGTGCATGTTGCAATATGAATAATTGACTTTAGATTTGGTGTCCCATTCAATCAAATCAAACAAAGATTTTAGGGTCCTATTatggtaaaaaatataaaatattgaacttcttaaaatattttaaattttctttttcagaaagtaccaaaaacaataaaataacatATGGTATGCCATttccattatattttttaaataatatttccattcaagttgaaccaacggAGAGTACttcatttataaaattcaaattcaaaattttatctaaGAATTATTGAATTTTTGTGGTGGTCTCGGGTTAGCTAGTTAAACCAACCATTAACACTATTCTAATCATTGTcttttttttcattaatgatccctagacaaaaaaaaaaaaacaaaacaaaagagtaTGGGCTATCATGAAATTATCCCAAGTTGATGGCTCCCATGGCAATGCAATCAATGTCTTCTACATAACTTATAACTGAAGTTTGCTACAAAGGCAAACAATGCATAAAGGAGGCGGAAAAATAATCTGTTTTGGTCTTTCTATGATTCTAGTCTCTCTAtgttaaaatttgagatttaatcgttctaatttagtataatttaataCTCTATTTCTATTGATCCAAATTGATAATATTGATAGTTGCCTCcgacataatatttttttaattattgtttgatCATCTAGTTAGAGTCATACCAAATCCAATAAGCTCTgtttaattaaaagtatttttacaTGTCAATCAAATGCTTAAGATTGTTCTAAAAAGAATTCCAAACCAGTATTCTAACAGCATCAACTAATAGCGCTATCAATTTGGGCCTAGAGAGACTAAATTATGCCAAATTGGATAGATTAAATCTCTAGTATCAACATAATAAAGGGACTAAAACCATAATTCGACCGAATGTTTTGTTTACATATGTTTaagagaataaaagaaacaaCTAACCAACAGTGAATGCAATGGGAAGTCACATCGTGCTCTCAAATAGAAAGCTCAAGTTCAAATCCTCGAGATGATACTATTAAGAGCAATGTTGTTTGAACTGGATTAGACCATCGGTTGGATTTTAAACTGATTGAGGGATCGATCCAAAAAATGACTTTGAATTGGTTAGACCAGAAATCAGTATGAATCAATTGAACCAATTAAAAATCAGTTAAATTGGTGGTTAAATCGGTTTTTTAAATTGGTTTGACCGGTGACTTGATCCTCGGTCtggtaataaaaatattagttgaGAGCTTCACCAACCATAAAACGAGTATAAAAACACATTTGTCACTAAGAAAAAAGCAAAAAGCATGCAAAAAGATGTCCAAAGATgacaactctttttttttccccCACTTTTTGCCGTTCTTTGTTCTTATGTTCTAATGAGAGGTTTTGACTTTTTAAGtctcccccccaaaaaaaatgtaaaagtaaacAAACCAAAGCTAAACATCAAAGAAAAACAGTAagattaaaatagatttttagtgCATTTGAAGTTCTGAAGAACAAttaaagaaagagagaaaagggGTGTAAAAAGATGACCCACCATTAGAGGCCATTAGTTCAGCCAATAGCAACCTATGGTTCATCAAAAATGGCCAAGCAAGTTAACCAACAACTTACGTTTCTAACAAAGATTCTGTCTTTGTCTCTCTCTCCTTTCATATTTGTCTCTCTTGAAAGTTAAGCTCACTTTTCTCTGCCAATGGACAAACACCAGCAACAGCAACAGCTGTTCTTAGCAAAGAGCACAAGACAGCGTTGTAATGAATGGTAAAAGTTTGATCTTTAGCTTTGTTTAATGCATACTGTTATTGGGTATTCAATGGATTGTTCACCTTTAATGTGTATTTTTTATGTAGGATTTTTCGAGATGTTCCAAGTGATATCACAGTGGAAGTAAATGGTGTATCTTTTGCTCTACACAAGGTAATTTATTGCTTTAATTTCATCAAATATAGATGgttaatatgtatgtatgtatgaatgtatgtatgtatgtatgcatgtgtaGTTTCCTCTTGTTTCTCGAAGTGGGAGAATTCAGAAACTAGTTGCAGAGCATAGGGATTCCGATATGTTAAGAGTGGAGCTTGTTAACGTACCTGGAGGTGCCGAGTCGTTCGAGTTGGCTGCAAAGTTCTGTTATGGCATTAACTTTGAGATTACATCTTTCAATGTGGCTCAGCTTTATTGCGTTTCCGATTACCTCGAGATGACTGAGGAGTTTTCGAAGGATAATCTCGGGTCTCGTACTGAAGAGTATCTCGAGATTGTTGTTTGCAAGAACTTGGAGATGTGTGTTGAGGTTTTGCAGCAATGTGAGAGTCTGCTTCCTCTTGCGGATGAGTTGAAGATCATTAGCCGTTGCATTGATGCGATTGCCTCGAAGGCTTGTGCGGAGCAGATTGCGTCGAGCTTCTCGCGTTTAGAGTATAGCAGTTCGGGTAGGCTTCATATGAACAGGCAAACAAAATGTGAGGGAGATTGGTGGATAGAAGATCTTTCTGTTATTCGGATTGATTTGTATCAAAGACTCATTACGGCCATGAAATGCCGCGGTGTCCGTCCTGAAAGTATTGGTGCCTCCCTTGTGAATTTCGCGCAGAAGGAGCTGACAAAGAAATGCAGTTTGTGGAATCCATCGGGCCTTACGAAAGTTGATTTGGGTTCAACCGATCATGAACGGCTTGTGGTCGAGACAATCATTGGACTTTTACCTGTTGAGAAACTTGCTGTGCCTATCAGTTTCCTTTTCGGACTCCTCCGAAGTGCAGTGATGCTTGATTGCTCGATTTCTTGTAGGCTTGATCTAGAACGGAGGATCGGATCTCAGTTGGATATCGCAACTCTTGATGACATCTTGATCCCGTCTTTTCGACATTCAGGAGATGGGACCTTATTTGATGTCGATACAGTTCAAAGGATATTAGTAAACTTTTCCCAGCAAGATGACAGTGAAGGTGATATGGATGATGAGTCGGTTTTCGAATCTGATAGTCCTCGATCACCGTCCCAAACTGCATTGTTCAAAGTTGCAATACTAGTTGATAATTACTTAGCCGAAATTGCTCCTGATGCAAATCTCAAGCTTCCGAAGTTCTTGGGAATTGCAGAGACTTTACCAGAACACGCTCGTACTATCCACGACGGGCTATATCGAGCCATTGATATTTATCTAAAAGTATGTATGCCAATATTTTCCGATTTTGATAACCTGTTCAGGAAACTACCTGACCTTGTAATGATTGCATCGTGTTCAGGCTCATCCGAGTTTACCAGATGAAGACCGGAAGAGACTCTGCAAGCTGATTGATTTCCAAAAGCTCTCACAAGAAGCCGGTGCACATGCTGCACAGAATGAACGACTTCCGATCCAATCGATAGTCCAAGTTCTTTATTTCGAGCAATTAAGGCTAAGAAATGCTTTGTGCTGCTCTTATCCCGATGATGATCACAAGCCGGCAGTGCATCACCAGTCTTGGCGGATCAGCAGCGGTGCACTCAGTGCAGCAATGTCCCCAAGAGACAACTATGCATCTCTGAGGCGAGAAAACCGGGAGTTAAAACTTGAGCTTACTCGAATGCGGATGAGATTAAACGATCTAGAGAAAGAACATGTTTGCATGAAGAGGGATATGGTGAAGTCTCGTTCTCGTAGATTCATGAGGTCTTTCTCAAAGAAAATCGGTAAACTAAGCTTGTTTGGGCATAGTTCTTCGAGAGGATCAAGTTCCCCTTCAAGGCAATCATATAGAACTGATTCTAAGGTGATTGAGAGAACATGTGCAAGCACTGATTAGATGCTTAAAATGGGGGGGGGGGTTCCCCTTTCTTTGTTGAGCAAGGCCATGGTTTTGGTGACCTTTTATGTTGatgtttttccatatttttctttaGACTGCAATGGGGTCCTTGTTAATCCCCAGATTTCAGCGGATCTTCCTCTTCTTCAATGGCTGTCTTCTTTCGTTTTTCTTTAGTAAAATACCTGTAAGAAAATGTTAAAGAAGCATATACTATACCCCCTTGTTTGTTCTTGTAATCTTTCAACCATGGCTGTAGAGCCCATTTTGTATGTTAAATTATGTCGGTCTTTCGATGTAAGAGATAAAATGTATCATGTTTTTCATGATTTCAAAACCCTGAAAGGCTTGCCATGGACATTCAAAGACACTGTTGGTACATtgattttgtacccaaagctaaATGTAAGTACAAAAACTTGCAGAGAAACCATTTCCCGGGACCTATTGGTCCCATTAAATTCAGGACTAGTACTATTTTGACATGAATTTTGCTTATAAATCAATGAACTTGGTTCCAAAAAGACAAGTTTTACGGTTACCAAATGCTCAAGAGCGCAAGAAAAGGAAGTTTTCCAAGCTACAAGGAAAAAAGGAAACAATCTTCGATCTTACATTGAAAAGGGGGCATGGGGAACTAGTCGATAGACAAAGAAAGCACATATGTTACAGTTCTGAAAATTTTCACCAACATAACCTTATTGTGAAGAATCTTGCCAGCTTCTCTTATGGTCTCGATGCTTAAGCTGGTGATTTGGTATAGAAGCGGATACCGAATGCCAATCCCAAGATTAGGAGCGGAACAAGGAATTGGAGAAGCTTTACAACGAATTCCGAGGTCTTATCTTGCTCATAGTGAGGCTGGTTCGGAGGAGTGTACTTTGTCTTGGTGGGAATGGTTGATGCATCGATATCACCCACGTACAACCCATCCAACATTGCTCTAGCACTGCTGCTATGACCAACATCCTCGAAATCATCGGTAGCATCCTTCCCTGTGAAGCATACACCAAGCTAAAGTTATTTCCCTTTCTTCCATCTTCCGCAATAGTTCCGACGTTAGATTACACAGAACAAGC is a window of Gossypium hirsutum isolate 1008001.06 chromosome D08, Gossypium_hirsutum_v2.1, whole genome shotgun sequence DNA encoding:
- the LOC107962815 gene encoding BTB/POZ domain-containing protein At5g48800, producing MDKHQQQQQLFLAKSTRQRCNEWIFRDVPSDITVEVNGVSFALHKFPLVSRSGRIQKLVAEHRDSDMLRVELVNVPGGAESFELAAKFCYGINFEITSFNVAQLYCVSDYLEMTEEFSKDNLGSRTEEYLEIVVCKNLEMCVEVLQQCESLLPLADELKIISRCIDAIASKACAEQIASSFSRLEYSSSGRLHMNRQTKCEGDWWIEDLSVIRIDLYQRLITAMKCRGVRPESIGASLVNFAQKELTKKCSLWNPSGLTKVDLGSTDHERLVVETIIGLLPVEKLAVPISFLFGLLRSAVMLDCSISCRLDLERRIGSQLDIATLDDILIPSFRHSGDGTLFDVDTVQRILVNFSQQDDSEGDMDDESVFESDSPRSPSQTALFKVAILVDNYLAEIAPDANLKLPKFLGIAETLPEHARTIHDGLYRAIDIYLKAHPSLPDEDRKRLCKLIDFQKLSQEAGAHAAQNERLPIQSIVQVLYFEQLRLRNALCCSYPDDDHKPAVHHQSWRISSGALSAAMSPRDNYASLRRENRELKLELTRMRMRLNDLEKEHVCMKRDMVKSRSRRFMRSFSKKIGKLSLFGHSSSRGSSSPSRQSYRTDSKVIERTCASTD
- the LOC107962816 gene encoding cytochrome b5, translated to MKMGGEGKVYTLAEFSQHNNAKDCWLLIGGKVYNVTKFLEDHPGGDEVLLSASGKDATDDFEDVGHSSSARAMLDGLYVGDIDASTIPTKTKYTPPNQPHYEQDKTSEFVVKLLQFLVPLLILGLAFGIRFYTKSPA